One Solanum pennellii chromosome 9, SPENNV200 DNA segment encodes these proteins:
- the LOC107030558 gene encoding kirola-like, whose translation MSLKSVLCAKIEMKANKDVFHDVFTNKPHHISTMCPLHVQGCELLEGVFGTVGSKICWRYTLEGKEKISRQVIECIDEEKKVITFKEFEGDLVNTYDNWQATLHIETKGEIDLVSWTMEYERPNENVPELINLLDFIIGMTKAVDDHHVKMN comes from the exons ATGAGTCTAAAGTCTGTGTTGTGTGCTAAGATAGAAATGAAGGCTAATAAGGATGTGTTTCATGATGTCTTTACAAATAAGCCACACCATATTTCTACTATGTGCCCTTTGCATGTACAAGGTTGTGAGCTTCTTGAGGGTGTCTTTGGAACCGTTGGATCCAAAATTTGTTGGAGATATACTCTTG AAGGAAAAGAGAAGATTTCGAGGCAGGTAATCGAATGTATAGATGAGGAAAAAAAGGTGATCACATTCAAAGAATTTGAAGGTGATCTAGTGAATACATATGATAATTGGCAGGCAACTCTTCATATCGAAACAAAAGGTGAAATTGATTTGGTAAGTTGGACAATGGAGTATGAAAGGCCAAATGAGAATGTCCCTGAACTAATAAATTTGTTGGACTTTATTATTGGTATGACCAAAGCTGTTGATGATCACCATGTCAAGATGAATTGA